In Danaus plexippus chromosome 17, MEX_DaPlex, whole genome shotgun sequence, one DNA window encodes the following:
- the LOC116771204 gene encoding NAD kinase-like isoform X5 — protein sequence MLRRQFSHESGKTALVLAKEEYFDRRRTRSLNAPSPIQQFGPCGRIMKNSAMVMQIQDPASQRLTWYKPPLSVLVIKKLHDSSVLVPFVQLVHWLVHEKSMVVFVESAVLEDTLLKEYGDFTSVRDRLMTFRAGTDDLTDKIDFIICLGGDGTLLHASSLFQQSVPPVMAFHLGSLGFLTPFEFNNFQEQVENVLEGHAALTLRSRLQCVVLRKIPEDGKEKKKPTTILVLNEVVVDRGPSPYLSNIDLFLDGKHITSVQGDGLIVSTPTGSTAYAVAAGASMIHPSVPAIMVTPICPHSLSFRPIVVPAGVELKIALSPDARNAMWVSFDGRNRQELRHGDSMYVTTSVYPVPSICAQDQISDWFDSLAECLHWNVRKKQKQIDELSDLTHYSNETLEEIDNHDERPADT from the exons ATGCTGAGACGGCAATTCTCACATGAATCTGGGAAAACAGCGCTCGTACTGGCTAAAGAGGAATATTTTGACAGGAG gAGAACGAGATCTCTGAACGCACCTTCACCCATACAACAGTTTGGACCATGCGGCAGAATAATGAAGAACTCGGCCATGGTTat GCAGATCCAAGACCCGGCTTCTCAGAGGCTGACCTGGTACAAACCGCCGTTATCAGTTCTGGTTATAAAGAAGTTACACGATTCCAGTGTGCTGGTGCCATTCGTTCAACTTGTGCATTGGCTCGTGCAT GAGAAAAGTATGGTTGTGTTCGTGGAGTCCGCGGTCCTCGAGGACACGCTGCTGAAGGAGTACGGGGACTTCACGTCCGTCCGCGACAGGCTGATGACCTTCAGGGCCGGCACCGACGACCTCACCGATAAGATAGACTTCATCATCTGTCTCGGCGGTGACGGCACTCTATTACACGCCAGCTCCTTGTTTCAG CAATCTGTGCCACCGGTGATGGCGTTCCACCTGGGATCCCTGGGATTCTTGACGCCATTCGAATTCAACAACTTCCAGGAGCAAGTGGAAAATGTTTTAGAAG GTCATGCAGCGTTGACTCTAAGGTCGCGTCTGCAGTGCGTGGTTCTGAGGAAGATTCCAGAAGACGGCAAAGAGAAGAAAAAACCTACAACTATATTGGTTCTGAACGAAGTCGTCGTAGACAGAGGTCCCTCGCCCTACCTCTCAAACATCGACCTGTTTTTGGATGGAAAACACATTACCTCTGTGCAGGGTGACG GTCTGATAGTGTCTACGCCGACCGGAAGTACAGCGTACGCGGTCGCAGCTGGTGCTAGTATGATCCATCCGTCGGTGCCAGCGATCATGGTCACACCGATATGTCCGCATTCACTGTCCTTCAGACCCATCGTCGTGCCGGCCGGGGTGGAGCTCAAG atCGCATTATCGCCGGACGCCCGTAACGCTATGTGGGTGTCCTTCGACGGCAGGAACAGACAGGAATTACGTCACGGAGATAG TATGTATGTGACGACGTCAGTGTATCCTGTGCCGTCGATCTGCGCCCAGGATCAGATATCTGATTGGTTCGACTCGTTGGCTGAATGCCTTCACTGGAACGTCCGCAAGAAGCAGAAGCAAATAGATGAATTGAGCGACCTGACGCATTACTCCAACGAAACCCTGGAGGAGATTGACAATCATGACGAGAGACCCGCTGACACGTGA
- the LOC116771204 gene encoding NAD kinase-like isoform X4 translates to MDCKNKCKYPTTSKESEDSDESNDCPIGVRIVHFEEVKRTRSLNAPSPIQQFGPCGRIMKNSAMVMQIQDPASQRLTWYKPPLSVLVIKKLHDSSVLVPFVQLVHWLVHEKSMVVFVESAVLEDTLLKEYGDFTSVRDRLMTFRAGTDDLTDKIDFIICLGGDGTLLHASSLFQQSVPPVMAFHLGSLGFLTPFEFNNFQEQVENVLEGHAALTLRSRLQCVVLRKIPEDGKEKKKPTTILVLNEVVVDRGPSPYLSNIDLFLDGKHITSVQGDGLIVSTPTGSTAYAVAAGASMIHPSVPAIMVTPICPHSLSFRPIVVPAGVELKIALSPDARNAMWVSFDGRNRQELRHGDSMYVTTSVYPVPSICAQDQISDWFDSLAECLHWNVRKKQKQIDELSDLTHYSNETLEEIDNHDERPADT, encoded by the exons gAGAACGAGATCTCTGAACGCACCTTCACCCATACAACAGTTTGGACCATGCGGCAGAATAATGAAGAACTCGGCCATGGTTat GCAGATCCAAGACCCGGCTTCTCAGAGGCTGACCTGGTACAAACCGCCGTTATCAGTTCTGGTTATAAAGAAGTTACACGATTCCAGTGTGCTGGTGCCATTCGTTCAACTTGTGCATTGGCTCGTGCAT GAGAAAAGTATGGTTGTGTTCGTGGAGTCCGCGGTCCTCGAGGACACGCTGCTGAAGGAGTACGGGGACTTCACGTCCGTCCGCGACAGGCTGATGACCTTCAGGGCCGGCACCGACGACCTCACCGATAAGATAGACTTCATCATCTGTCTCGGCGGTGACGGCACTCTATTACACGCCAGCTCCTTGTTTCAG CAATCTGTGCCACCGGTGATGGCGTTCCACCTGGGATCCCTGGGATTCTTGACGCCATTCGAATTCAACAACTTCCAGGAGCAAGTGGAAAATGTTTTAGAAG GTCATGCAGCGTTGACTCTAAGGTCGCGTCTGCAGTGCGTGGTTCTGAGGAAGATTCCAGAAGACGGCAAAGAGAAGAAAAAACCTACAACTATATTGGTTCTGAACGAAGTCGTCGTAGACAGAGGTCCCTCGCCCTACCTCTCAAACATCGACCTGTTTTTGGATGGAAAACACATTACCTCTGTGCAGGGTGACG GTCTGATAGTGTCTACGCCGACCGGAAGTACAGCGTACGCGGTCGCAGCTGGTGCTAGTATGATCCATCCGTCGGTGCCAGCGATCATGGTCACACCGATATGTCCGCATTCACTGTCCTTCAGACCCATCGTCGTGCCGGCCGGGGTGGAGCTCAAG atCGCATTATCGCCGGACGCCCGTAACGCTATGTGGGTGTCCTTCGACGGCAGGAACAGACAGGAATTACGTCACGGAGATAG TATGTATGTGACGACGTCAGTGTATCCTGTGCCGTCGATCTGCGCCCAGGATCAGATATCTGATTGGTTCGACTCGTTGGCTGAATGCCTTCACTGGAACGTCCGCAAGAAGCAGAAGCAAATAGATGAATTGAGCGACCTGACGCATTACTCCAACGAAACCCTGGAGGAGATTGACAATCATGACGAGAGACCCGCTGACACGTGA
- the LOC116771204 gene encoding NAD kinase-like isoform X6 — MDCKNKCKYPTTSKESEDSDERRTRSLNAPSPIQQFGPCGRIMKNSAMVMQIQDPASQRLTWYKPPLSVLVIKKLHDSSVLVPFVQLVHWLVHEKSMVVFVESAVLEDTLLKEYGDFTSVRDRLMTFRAGTDDLTDKIDFIICLGGDGTLLHASSLFQQSVPPVMAFHLGSLGFLTPFEFNNFQEQVENVLEGHAALTLRSRLQCVVLRKIPEDGKEKKKPTTILVLNEVVVDRGPSPYLSNIDLFLDGKHITSVQGDGLIVSTPTGSTAYAVAAGASMIHPSVPAIMVTPICPHSLSFRPIVVPAGVELKIALSPDARNAMWVSFDGRNRQELRHGDSMYVTTSVYPVPSICAQDQISDWFDSLAECLHWNVRKKQKQIDELSDLTHYSNETLEEIDNHDERPADT; from the exons gAGAACGAGATCTCTGAACGCACCTTCACCCATACAACAGTTTGGACCATGCGGCAGAATAATGAAGAACTCGGCCATGGTTat GCAGATCCAAGACCCGGCTTCTCAGAGGCTGACCTGGTACAAACCGCCGTTATCAGTTCTGGTTATAAAGAAGTTACACGATTCCAGTGTGCTGGTGCCATTCGTTCAACTTGTGCATTGGCTCGTGCAT GAGAAAAGTATGGTTGTGTTCGTGGAGTCCGCGGTCCTCGAGGACACGCTGCTGAAGGAGTACGGGGACTTCACGTCCGTCCGCGACAGGCTGATGACCTTCAGGGCCGGCACCGACGACCTCACCGATAAGATAGACTTCATCATCTGTCTCGGCGGTGACGGCACTCTATTACACGCCAGCTCCTTGTTTCAG CAATCTGTGCCACCGGTGATGGCGTTCCACCTGGGATCCCTGGGATTCTTGACGCCATTCGAATTCAACAACTTCCAGGAGCAAGTGGAAAATGTTTTAGAAG GTCATGCAGCGTTGACTCTAAGGTCGCGTCTGCAGTGCGTGGTTCTGAGGAAGATTCCAGAAGACGGCAAAGAGAAGAAAAAACCTACAACTATATTGGTTCTGAACGAAGTCGTCGTAGACAGAGGTCCCTCGCCCTACCTCTCAAACATCGACCTGTTTTTGGATGGAAAACACATTACCTCTGTGCAGGGTGACG GTCTGATAGTGTCTACGCCGACCGGAAGTACAGCGTACGCGGTCGCAGCTGGTGCTAGTATGATCCATCCGTCGGTGCCAGCGATCATGGTCACACCGATATGTCCGCATTCACTGTCCTTCAGACCCATCGTCGTGCCGGCCGGGGTGGAGCTCAAG atCGCATTATCGCCGGACGCCCGTAACGCTATGTGGGTGTCCTTCGACGGCAGGAACAGACAGGAATTACGTCACGGAGATAG TATGTATGTGACGACGTCAGTGTATCCTGTGCCGTCGATCTGCGCCCAGGATCAGATATCTGATTGGTTCGACTCGTTGGCTGAATGCCTTCACTGGAACGTCCGCAAGAAGCAGAAGCAAATAGATGAATTGAGCGACCTGACGCATTACTCCAACGAAACCCTGGAGGAGATTGACAATCATGACGAGAGACCCGCTGACACGTGA
- the LOC116771204 gene encoding NAD kinase-like isoform X7 — protein sequence MSSSRTRTRSLNAPSPIQQFGPCGRIMKNSAMVMQIQDPASQRLTWYKPPLSVLVIKKLHDSSVLVPFVQLVHWLVHEKSMVVFVESAVLEDTLLKEYGDFTSVRDRLMTFRAGTDDLTDKIDFIICLGGDGTLLHASSLFQQSVPPVMAFHLGSLGFLTPFEFNNFQEQVENVLEGHAALTLRSRLQCVVLRKIPEDGKEKKKPTTILVLNEVVVDRGPSPYLSNIDLFLDGKHITSVQGDGLIVSTPTGSTAYAVAAGASMIHPSVPAIMVTPICPHSLSFRPIVVPAGVELKIALSPDARNAMWVSFDGRNRQELRHGDSMYVTTSVYPVPSICAQDQISDWFDSLAECLHWNVRKKQKQIDELSDLTHYSNETLEEIDNHDERPADT from the exons gAGAACGAGATCTCTGAACGCACCTTCACCCATACAACAGTTTGGACCATGCGGCAGAATAATGAAGAACTCGGCCATGGTTat GCAGATCCAAGACCCGGCTTCTCAGAGGCTGACCTGGTACAAACCGCCGTTATCAGTTCTGGTTATAAAGAAGTTACACGATTCCAGTGTGCTGGTGCCATTCGTTCAACTTGTGCATTGGCTCGTGCAT GAGAAAAGTATGGTTGTGTTCGTGGAGTCCGCGGTCCTCGAGGACACGCTGCTGAAGGAGTACGGGGACTTCACGTCCGTCCGCGACAGGCTGATGACCTTCAGGGCCGGCACCGACGACCTCACCGATAAGATAGACTTCATCATCTGTCTCGGCGGTGACGGCACTCTATTACACGCCAGCTCCTTGTTTCAG CAATCTGTGCCACCGGTGATGGCGTTCCACCTGGGATCCCTGGGATTCTTGACGCCATTCGAATTCAACAACTTCCAGGAGCAAGTGGAAAATGTTTTAGAAG GTCATGCAGCGTTGACTCTAAGGTCGCGTCTGCAGTGCGTGGTTCTGAGGAAGATTCCAGAAGACGGCAAAGAGAAGAAAAAACCTACAACTATATTGGTTCTGAACGAAGTCGTCGTAGACAGAGGTCCCTCGCCCTACCTCTCAAACATCGACCTGTTTTTGGATGGAAAACACATTACCTCTGTGCAGGGTGACG GTCTGATAGTGTCTACGCCGACCGGAAGTACAGCGTACGCGGTCGCAGCTGGTGCTAGTATGATCCATCCGTCGGTGCCAGCGATCATGGTCACACCGATATGTCCGCATTCACTGTCCTTCAGACCCATCGTCGTGCCGGCCGGGGTGGAGCTCAAG atCGCATTATCGCCGGACGCCCGTAACGCTATGTGGGTGTCCTTCGACGGCAGGAACAGACAGGAATTACGTCACGGAGATAG TATGTATGTGACGACGTCAGTGTATCCTGTGCCGTCGATCTGCGCCCAGGATCAGATATCTGATTGGTTCGACTCGTTGGCTGAATGCCTTCACTGGAACGTCCGCAAGAAGCAGAAGCAAATAGATGAATTGAGCGACCTGACGCATTACTCCAACGAAACCCTGGAGGAGATTGACAATCATGACGAGAGACCCGCTGACACGTGA
- the LOC116771204 gene encoding NAD kinase-like isoform X8, translating to MKNSAMVMQIQDPASQRLTWYKPPLSVLVIKKLHDSSVLVPFVQLVHWLVHEKSMVVFVESAVLEDTLLKEYGDFTSVRDRLMTFRAGTDDLTDKIDFIICLGGDGTLLHASSLFQQSVPPVMAFHLGSLGFLTPFEFNNFQEQVENVLEGHAALTLRSRLQCVVLRKIPEDGKEKKKPTTILVLNEVVVDRGPSPYLSNIDLFLDGKHITSVQGDGLIVSTPTGSTAYAVAAGASMIHPSVPAIMVTPICPHSLSFRPIVVPAGVELKIALSPDARNAMWVSFDGRNRQELRHGDSMYVTTSVYPVPSICAQDQISDWFDSLAECLHWNVRKKQKQIDELSDLTHYSNETLEEIDNHDERPADT from the exons ATGAAGAACTCGGCCATGGTTat GCAGATCCAAGACCCGGCTTCTCAGAGGCTGACCTGGTACAAACCGCCGTTATCAGTTCTGGTTATAAAGAAGTTACACGATTCCAGTGTGCTGGTGCCATTCGTTCAACTTGTGCATTGGCTCGTGCAT GAGAAAAGTATGGTTGTGTTCGTGGAGTCCGCGGTCCTCGAGGACACGCTGCTGAAGGAGTACGGGGACTTCACGTCCGTCCGCGACAGGCTGATGACCTTCAGGGCCGGCACCGACGACCTCACCGATAAGATAGACTTCATCATCTGTCTCGGCGGTGACGGCACTCTATTACACGCCAGCTCCTTGTTTCAG CAATCTGTGCCACCGGTGATGGCGTTCCACCTGGGATCCCTGGGATTCTTGACGCCATTCGAATTCAACAACTTCCAGGAGCAAGTGGAAAATGTTTTAGAAG GTCATGCAGCGTTGACTCTAAGGTCGCGTCTGCAGTGCGTGGTTCTGAGGAAGATTCCAGAAGACGGCAAAGAGAAGAAAAAACCTACAACTATATTGGTTCTGAACGAAGTCGTCGTAGACAGAGGTCCCTCGCCCTACCTCTCAAACATCGACCTGTTTTTGGATGGAAAACACATTACCTCTGTGCAGGGTGACG GTCTGATAGTGTCTACGCCGACCGGAAGTACAGCGTACGCGGTCGCAGCTGGTGCTAGTATGATCCATCCGTCGGTGCCAGCGATCATGGTCACACCGATATGTCCGCATTCACTGTCCTTCAGACCCATCGTCGTGCCGGCCGGGGTGGAGCTCAAG atCGCATTATCGCCGGACGCCCGTAACGCTATGTGGGTGTCCTTCGACGGCAGGAACAGACAGGAATTACGTCACGGAGATAG TATGTATGTGACGACGTCAGTGTATCCTGTGCCGTCGATCTGCGCCCAGGATCAGATATCTGATTGGTTCGACTCGTTGGCTGAATGCCTTCACTGGAACGTCCGCAAGAAGCAGAAGCAAATAGATGAATTGAGCGACCTGACGCATTACTCCAACGAAACCCTGGAGGAGATTGACAATCATGACGAGAGACCCGCTGACACGTGA
- the LOC116771161 gene encoding large ribosomal subunit protein mL41: MSKISNLVNFIAKRNISLSAPREGKRNFRKFVVANKRGSRFFKDRQSGPNPELEVDKRGVRDIGYMLNGRFVKVPEMIPELIVPDLKDCNLKPYVSYKAEDVIQSEFTPQQLFDAVYSKKIVIDYKQGKLNADGQPLEPSEEENLQPEEAVQRAKRTGSDIF, from the coding sequence ATGTCTAAAATATCAAATCTGGTTAATTTCATAGCGAAACGTAATATTTCGCTGTCTGCACCTCGTGAGGGTAAAAGGAATTTCAGAAAATTCGTGGTTGCAAACAAACGAGGATCCCGTTTCTTCAAGGATAGACAGAGTGGTCCGAATCCAGAATTAGAAGTAGACAAACGTGGTGTCCGCGACATTGGTTATATGTTGAACGGTAGATTTGTAAAAGTACCAGAAATGATACCGGAACTCATTGTTCCTGATTTGAAAGATTGCAATTTGAAACCTTACGTATCGTACAAGGCAGAGGATGTAATCCAAAGTGAATTCACTCCACAGCAGTTGTTTGATGCTGTTTATAGTAAAAAGATTGTTATTGATTATAAGCAAGGTAAATTAAACGCTGACGGCCAACCGCTCGAACCTTCCGAAGAGGAAAACTTACAACCCGAGGAAGCTGTACAGAGAGCAAAAAGGACAGGCtctgatatattttag